A part of Tessaracoccus timonensis genomic DNA contains:
- a CDS encoding carbohydrate kinase family protein, with translation MPTRMLTVGITYRDIIMTGVPAMPVPGHELQATGLHEGWGGVATMARVAARLGVSTELCSPVGDDEASERLLRSLRLEGIGTTHCEHYTNWQLPTTVALATSADRAMVTVEHPPAKPVGHSLTNVDTDAIVIDLRDSTLPWLVDARRRGARVFASRGFDETDLWGDEQLAGIEGADVWMLNDLEARAFTQLSDPMDAARQLTCRVPTVVVTRGADGMVAVDAATGQEASVAAFPVRPRNTTGAGDATLAAFAVASGLTDALEEQLLVAAFVASTILAGESGAADPPRLAEVLQAARAHDDPRARRVAELLAQ, from the coding sequence GTGCCCACACGCATGCTGACCGTCGGTATCACGTACCGCGACATCATCATGACCGGCGTCCCAGCGATGCCCGTGCCCGGCCACGAGCTGCAGGCCACAGGACTGCACGAGGGCTGGGGTGGCGTGGCCACCATGGCGCGAGTGGCAGCTCGCCTCGGTGTGAGCACCGAGCTGTGCTCCCCCGTCGGCGACGACGAAGCCAGCGAGCGGCTGCTGCGCAGCCTGCGCCTCGAAGGCATCGGCACCACCCACTGCGAGCACTACACCAACTGGCAACTCCCCACGACGGTGGCCCTCGCCACCAGCGCTGACCGCGCGATGGTGACGGTCGAGCATCCCCCTGCAAAGCCGGTCGGACACTCCCTCACCAACGTGGACACGGACGCCATCGTCATCGACTTGCGCGACTCGACGCTCCCCTGGCTCGTCGACGCACGCCGCCGCGGGGCTCGCGTGTTTGCGTCGAGGGGCTTCGACGAGACGGATTTGTGGGGCGACGAGCAACTCGCAGGCATCGAAGGCGCCGATGTGTGGATGCTGAACGACCTGGAAGCTCGCGCCTTCACGCAGCTGAGCGACCCCATGGACGCTGCCCGGCAGTTGACCTGCCGCGTGCCCACCGTCGTCGTCACCCGTGGCGCCGACGGCATGGTTGCGGTGGATGCTGCCACCGGACAGGAAGCCAGCGTGGCTGCCTTCCCCGTGCGCCCACGCAACACCACCGGCGCCGGCGACGCGACGCTGGCGGCGTTTGCCGTCGCCTCGGGCCTCACCGATGCGCTCGAAGAGCAACTCCTCGTCGCGGCGTTCGTCGCCAGCACTATCTTGGCGGGCGAGAGCGGAGCCGCCGATCCGCCGCGCCTGGCCGAGGTGCTCCAAGCTGCCCGCGCCCACGACGACCCTCGCGCTCGCCGCGTCGCGGAGCTGCTGGCGCAGTAG
- a CDS encoding alkaline phosphatase family protein codes for MKLLLICLDGVRADFALPEEVASNPDFAQPSHPADPRFSVGAPDHTVQDFPAGLAPTLARLARGDEASDGVCLPMWMTPPTDSGPGWSSILTGSTHEECNVWWNEFVGHDMARRPDLLSRVFFANPRARTLAAATWTAFTVGVGPGPILQQRVDQQRTRQHAVFQPDLTNGIEAADDAVCTWACHRLLHEGPDASVVYFESVDAAGHAAGSDSKEYREAIQRVDERVRYLVKAVAERHEQLGEDWVVAVTTDHGHKPEGGHGEDEVEVRRSFLILHRIGSQLPAEMHERGALRSEDVMWLLLDLMGARQGEMEGDDVGVLKDIDPVGPTRDLRFEW; via the coding sequence ATGAAACTGCTATTGATCTGCCTCGACGGTGTGCGCGCCGACTTCGCGTTGCCCGAGGAGGTGGCGAGCAACCCGGATTTCGCGCAACCATCGCACCCAGCCGACCCGAGGTTCAGCGTCGGTGCTCCGGACCACACCGTGCAGGATTTCCCAGCGGGGCTTGCCCCGACGCTCGCCCGCCTCGCCCGCGGGGACGAGGCGTCGGATGGCGTGTGCCTGCCCATGTGGATGACGCCTCCCACCGATTCGGGGCCGGGGTGGTCGTCCATCCTGACCGGCTCCACCCACGAGGAATGCAACGTGTGGTGGAACGAGTTCGTCGGCCACGACATGGCCAGGCGCCCCGACCTGCTGTCTCGCGTGTTCTTCGCCAACCCGCGAGCGCGGACGCTCGCAGCGGCCACCTGGACCGCCTTCACCGTCGGCGTCGGCCCGGGGCCCATCTTGCAGCAGCGCGTCGACCAGCAGCGCACGAGGCAACACGCCGTGTTCCAACCCGATCTCACCAACGGCATTGAGGCGGCGGACGACGCCGTGTGTACGTGGGCGTGCCACAGGCTCCTTCACGAGGGGCCAGATGCGTCGGTGGTGTACTTCGAGAGCGTCGACGCCGCCGGCCATGCCGCGGGCTCGGACAGCAAGGAGTACCGCGAGGCCATCCAGCGCGTCGATGAGCGAGTGCGTTACCTGGTCAAGGCAGTGGCGGAGCGGCACGAGCAGCTCGGTGAAGACTGGGTTGTAGCCGTCACCACCGACCACGGGCACAAGCCTGAGGGTGGGCACGGCGAGGACGAGGTCGAGGTGCGCCGAAGCTTCCTGATCCTGCACCGCATCGGTAGCCAATTGCCCGCCGAGATGCACGAGCGCGGCGCGCTGCGAAGCGAAGACGTCATGTGGCTCCTGCTGGACCTCATGGGCGCCCGGCAGGGCGAGATGGAAGGAGACGACGTCGGCGTGCTGAAGGACATCGATCCGGTGGGGCCGACGCGGGACCTCCGCTTCGAATGGTGA
- a CDS encoding 6-phospho-beta-glucosidase, whose amino-acid sequence MKLTILGGGGFRVPLVYKALMEDESDERVDEVRLYDTDPVRLAAINKVLEELGATSADAPRVVATTDLGEALAGVDFLFSAMRVGGTEGRAADERIALHNGVIGQETVGAGGISYALRGIPVVIGLVEQLRKHAPDAWVINFTNPAGVITEVMQQSLGDRVVGICDSPVGLARRVLTTLQGEGIVADDVPPLTAADGRVRLDYAGLNHLGWLTGLHVDGEDVLPRLLERADLIESLEEGRLFGAPLVQALGCLPNEYLHYYYFSREDLLLDSKSEATRGVFLAQQQRHFYEAATNATGDVHALWEQCRLEREATYMASNRDAAGGFERDVADLETGGYDKVALAIMHAIANDVPARLILNVANRGILPDLDDTAVVEVPCDVDGNGIHPLPGAALPDHGRGIVVNAKYVERRTIAAALHASRSDAVLALAHHPLVDSVNVARDILDDLVEHFHELAYLEKH is encoded by the coding sequence ATGAAACTCACCATTCTGGGCGGCGGCGGTTTCCGTGTGCCCCTCGTGTACAAGGCGCTCATGGAAGATGAATCTGACGAACGCGTCGACGAGGTGCGCCTCTACGACACCGATCCGGTGCGGCTCGCGGCCATCAACAAAGTGCTCGAAGAACTCGGTGCCACGTCGGCCGACGCCCCTCGCGTCGTCGCGACCACCGACCTCGGAGAGGCCCTTGCCGGGGTGGACTTCTTGTTCTCCGCCATGCGCGTGGGCGGCACCGAAGGGCGCGCCGCCGACGAGCGCATCGCGCTCCACAACGGCGTCATCGGCCAGGAAACGGTGGGAGCGGGCGGCATCTCGTACGCGCTGCGCGGCATTCCCGTCGTCATCGGTTTGGTAGAGCAACTGCGCAAGCACGCGCCCGACGCCTGGGTGATCAACTTCACCAACCCCGCCGGCGTCATCACTGAGGTGATGCAGCAATCGCTCGGCGACCGCGTCGTCGGAATCTGCGACTCCCCGGTGGGGCTCGCCCGTCGCGTGCTCACCACGCTGCAGGGCGAGGGAATCGTCGCCGACGATGTGCCCCCGCTCACCGCTGCCGATGGGCGAGTACGCCTTGACTACGCCGGCCTCAACCACCTGGGCTGGCTGACGGGCCTGCACGTGGACGGCGAAGACGTGCTGCCGCGGTTGCTCGAGCGTGCCGACCTCATCGAATCCCTTGAGGAGGGTCGCCTCTTCGGCGCGCCGCTCGTGCAAGCGCTGGGATGCCTGCCCAACGAATACCTCCACTACTACTACTTCTCGCGAGAAGACCTCCTCCTCGACAGCAAATCGGAAGCCACGCGCGGGGTGTTCCTCGCCCAGCAACAGCGTCACTTCTATGAAGCAGCGACGAACGCGACTGGCGACGTCCACGCGCTGTGGGAGCAGTGCCGCCTGGAGCGCGAAGCCACCTACATGGCGTCCAACCGAGACGCAGCCGGCGGCTTCGAGCGCGACGTTGCCGACCTCGAGACCGGGGGATACGACAAGGTGGCGTTGGCGATCATGCATGCCATCGCCAACGACGTGCCCGCCCGGCTCATCTTGAACGTAGCCAACCGGGGCATACTGCCCGACCTGGACGACACCGCGGTGGTGGAAGTTCCCTGTGACGTCGACGGCAACGGCATCCACCCGCTGCCGGGCGCCGCGCTGCCGGACCATGGGCGAGGCATCGTCGTGAACGCGAAGTATGTGGAACGCCGCACCATTGCAGCCGCACTCCACGCATCCCGCAGCGACGCGGTGCTGGCGCTCGCGCACCACCCGCTCGTGGACTCCGTGAACGTGGCGCGCGACATCCTGGACGACCTCGTCGAGCACTTCCACGAACTCGCCTACCTGGAGAAGCACTGA
- a CDS encoding DeoR/GlpR family DNA-binding transcription regulator, with product MLRLLEVRRRAGIVDIARELQVSEATVRRDVAELEEQGMVTRSWGAVELAHTADDPFHETLAREGLAKERIARAAAKLVQPGQTVILDIGTTVHYLALALQEMPLTVITPSLAAFEVFRNQPNISVVLLGGRWSEPYQCFEGDPVGDALARQHADIAFLGCSGVGDTGRIRDTSYTQAAMKRAMHAAASRTYLLADAKKFPGQGNSAPFDLAVVDGLITDLDPLPEKLAEQVAAIDLEVIHA from the coding sequence ATGTTGCGCCTCTTGGAGGTGCGACGTCGTGCTGGCATCGTCGATATTGCGCGCGAGCTCCAGGTCAGTGAAGCCACCGTGCGACGTGACGTTGCGGAGCTCGAAGAGCAAGGCATGGTGACGCGCTCTTGGGGTGCTGTGGAGCTTGCCCACACCGCCGACGACCCGTTCCATGAGACTCTCGCACGCGAAGGCTTGGCGAAAGAGCGCATTGCACGCGCGGCTGCGAAGCTGGTGCAGCCTGGCCAGACCGTCATCCTCGACATTGGCACGACCGTGCATTATTTGGCGCTGGCGTTGCAAGAGATGCCGCTCACGGTCATTACCCCTTCACTCGCCGCATTCGAGGTGTTCCGCAACCAGCCCAACATCTCTGTGGTGCTACTGGGCGGACGGTGGTCTGAGCCGTATCAGTGTTTCGAGGGAGACCCCGTCGGGGATGCGCTCGCTCGCCAGCATGCCGACATCGCGTTTCTTGGCTGTTCCGGGGTGGGGGATACCGGACGAATCCGAGACACGTCGTACACCCAGGCCGCCATGAAACGGGCCATGCACGCAGCAGCGTCCCGCACCTATTTGCTCGCCGATGCCAAGAAATTCCCTGGGCAAGGCAACAGCGCCCCCTTCGACCTCGCTGTCGTTGACGGGCTCATCACCGACTTAGACCCGCTCCCAGAAAAGCTGGCTGAGCAGGTTGCAGCGATCGATCTGGAGGTCATTCACGCATGA
- a CDS encoding ABC transporter substrate-binding protein has translation MNLSRRHLLGGGAATLGLLGLSACSTAGSTGGGGSSDKGTGDMKDMVLWTWPEGFGKKVLEGVAKDLKQYKLRQDIIGGDFKQKLTTTFAAGSGLPDITGVKGQDIPFFLSQDKYFVDLNSIGAKDIKDTYLEYKWDQATTKDGKQLGIPIDIGPTALFYRVDVFEGAGLTYDPKKLAEEIREWEAYFELGKQLLSKKPDTYLIRNCASLFDTAWPQSGMGFIDEEGVFIGDQDHIRSAWDTMMKAYDAGIVASIESNTADSAAAINEGKLPADFGASWHLADLMVDAPETAGKWRVCEHPGEATNSGGSFLTIPEGAKDPEASFEIIKYILNPKNQAYEYQDKGNFPATPESFDMEEVAGPVEFLGGQKAAEVFGHAAETVRPLYEDPQSSAVQAPFLAEIDLIESSKKDREKAWNDAVTQAKRIAKQVGLTVR, from the coding sequence ATGAACTTGTCACGGCGACACCTACTCGGCGGAGGGGCTGCCACGCTCGGCTTGCTCGGGCTCTCCGCATGTTCCACCGCGGGCTCCACTGGCGGCGGAGGCTCCTCAGACAAGGGCACCGGCGACATGAAAGACATGGTGCTGTGGACCTGGCCTGAAGGCTTTGGCAAGAAGGTGCTGGAGGGCGTCGCAAAGGATCTGAAGCAGTACAAGCTTCGCCAGGACATCATTGGCGGCGACTTCAAACAGAAGCTCACCACCACCTTCGCAGCTGGCAGCGGCTTGCCAGACATCACCGGCGTGAAGGGCCAGGACATCCCCTTCTTCCTCTCCCAGGACAAGTACTTCGTCGACCTCAACTCGATTGGCGCCAAGGACATCAAGGACACCTACTTGGAGTACAAGTGGGACCAGGCCACGACGAAGGACGGCAAGCAGCTGGGTATTCCGATCGACATCGGCCCCACCGCGCTGTTCTACCGCGTTGACGTGTTCGAGGGCGCCGGTCTCACCTACGACCCGAAGAAGCTTGCTGAGGAAATCCGCGAGTGGGAGGCCTACTTCGAGCTCGGCAAGCAGCTCCTTTCGAAGAAGCCCGACACTTACCTCATCCGCAACTGCGCCAGCCTGTTCGACACTGCCTGGCCGCAATCCGGCATGGGCTTCATCGACGAAGAAGGCGTGTTCATCGGCGACCAGGACCACATCCGTAGCGCCTGGGACACCATGATGAAGGCCTACGACGCCGGCATCGTCGCGAGCATCGAGTCTAACACCGCAGACTCCGCCGCTGCCATCAACGAGGGCAAGCTGCCCGCCGACTTCGGTGCGTCCTGGCACCTGGCAGACCTCATGGTGGATGCGCCCGAGACTGCGGGCAAGTGGCGCGTGTGTGAGCACCCGGGTGAAGCCACCAACAGCGGTGGTTCGTTCCTCACTATCCCCGAGGGCGCGAAGGACCCGGAGGCTTCATTCGAGATCATCAAGTACATCCTGAACCCGAAGAACCAGGCCTACGAGTACCAGGACAAGGGCAACTTCCCGGCAACGCCGGAATCCTTCGATATGGAGGAAGTGGCTGGCCCCGTCGAGTTCCTGGGTGGACAGAAAGCTGCCGAGGTGTTCGGCCACGCTGCGGAGACCGTACGCCCGCTGTACGAAGACCCGCAGTCCAGCGCTGTGCAGGCTCCCTTCCTCGCCGAGATCGATCTCATCGAGTCGTCGAAGAAGGATCGTGAGAAGGCCTGGAACGACGCCGTAACGCAGGCGAAGCGAATCGCAAAGCAAGTGGGGCTCACGGTTCGATGA
- a CDS encoding HAD family phosphatase, producing the protein MNRALPQHIGAVLFDMDDTLVDSEQAWFDATRQLWEEYEVSKGFDDDVSDELRGGTIEDVVAVFSRVRPGVDADVAERRMLELLQEHLADGVEPMPGAEALLEALSGTIPLAVASNSPSAIVKATMQSLGWQRRFVAMLGTEDVERPKPAPDLYLAAAERCGVALEHCVVLEDSRTGATAAREAGAFVVAVGPFAADLGHVHVPSLDHPMLQSWQPQPIAHAKEL; encoded by the coding sequence ATGAATCGTGCTCTCCCGCAGCACATCGGCGCAGTGTTGTTCGACATGGACGACACACTCGTCGACTCCGAGCAAGCTTGGTTCGATGCCACCCGTCAACTCTGGGAAGAGTACGAGGTATCGAAGGGCTTCGACGATGACGTATCTGATGAGCTTCGAGGCGGCACCATTGAGGATGTCGTCGCGGTGTTCAGCCGTGTCCGTCCGGGCGTAGACGCCGACGTAGCGGAACGCCGAATGCTGGAGCTCCTGCAGGAACACTTGGCGGACGGTGTGGAGCCGATGCCGGGGGCGGAAGCCCTGCTCGAGGCGCTCTCCGGGACGATACCGCTGGCTGTGGCCTCGAACTCGCCGTCGGCCATCGTGAAAGCCACGATGCAATCGCTCGGCTGGCAGCGCCGTTTCGTTGCGATGCTGGGCACCGAGGATGTGGAGCGCCCCAAGCCGGCGCCTGATCTGTACCTCGCCGCAGCCGAGCGTTGTGGCGTGGCGCTGGAGCACTGCGTCGTGCTGGAAGACTCCCGCACCGGCGCTACGGCAGCCAGGGAGGCCGGCGCGTTCGTCGTCGCGGTTGGCCCATTCGCCGCGGATTTGGGGCACGTGCACGTGCCCTCGCTCGATCACCCGATGCTGCAGTCTTGGCAGCCTCAACCAATCGCACACGCGAAGGAGCTGTGA
- a CDS encoding glycoside hydrolase family 38 C-terminal domain-containing protein translates to MHDDRKLVEERIEDLRERLIGKEYVTLTKLNVEAWKAPDEPVPFAEAASQQYEPFPVGTWWGPAWSTWWLRLDGILPDDAPRERVELRVDLGFSGDWAGNQSEGLVYTCDGVPLKGLNPMNRTVPLTFGSIAEQLEQEGSPLVAADGSVRLMVEAAANPNHGEDMAKYGDKATMPIEPMWQFKAADLVVRNDDVWHLQLDLEVLDGLMRELSVDSTWRATLLRGLERAADVVDQGSIEEQAAAARAVLAPLLNSGPHGSAQRMTAVGHAHIDSAWLWPIRETRRKVVRSLSNVVALADEYPDFHFACTAPQHLEWLKEDAPMVFERMREAIQRGQWHMVGGTWIEPDANLPGGEAMVRQLTSGLRWLREELDVTTDCLWLPDSFGYSGALPQIAKLAGMRWFFTQKMNWNQTNTLPHHTFWWEGIDGTRIWTHFPPVDCYDSILSSDQVKFAERNFKEKGVAKESLLPFGYGDGGGGPVREMVERARRQSNLEGSPVLTMGSPQDFYDAARAERDELPVWAGELYFEFHRGVQTSQLALKQGNRRVEAGLAALEWLGTLAILRGHAYDAEGVEQLWRRMMLLQFHDILPGSAIAWVNEEAREEYTSLLQEIEERIDALRRDVFPGEQCAIANPAPFARRELVEVEGRRVLVDVGPLSVVALADAEATPTHAVQAQRQDEGIVLDNGLVRVVVAPDGTVTSLVDVEAERELLLPDERANLLRLHPDHPSCFDAWELQAQYRHHVWEVDDVEQVALVEDTPLRAQVDVVRSFGDSRVTQSLWLDADSKTVRFAVDIDWRERSRVLKVAFPLAVKATHESSEIQFGHVRRALTSNTSWDEARFEVPGHRWTLLDEPGYAVALSYDSSYGHDVEPAGADEHAPTAGVVASYTLLRAPLSPDKESDQGQHRIQYQLTVDADVRAASEAGIALNQPLRVLDGAGASEAAVASLEMLRGHAVIDAVKPAFDESGDMVIRLHEATGGRSRVRLHLGFDAQGIHEVDLLEQPVAEPTQQRLGDLRDGAVELTLRPFQILTLKVCAK, encoded by the coding sequence ATGCATGACGACCGCAAGCTTGTAGAAGAGCGCATCGAGGATCTGCGAGAGCGCCTCATCGGCAAGGAGTACGTAACGCTCACGAAGCTCAACGTTGAGGCGTGGAAAGCGCCAGACGAGCCCGTCCCCTTTGCGGAGGCGGCCAGTCAGCAGTATGAGCCGTTCCCCGTCGGCACCTGGTGGGGGCCGGCATGGAGCACGTGGTGGCTGCGGCTCGACGGCATCCTCCCCGACGATGCCCCCCGCGAGCGTGTCGAACTCCGTGTTGACCTGGGGTTTTCCGGTGACTGGGCGGGCAACCAGTCGGAGGGGCTCGTCTACACGTGCGACGGGGTGCCGCTGAAGGGGCTCAACCCCATGAATCGCACCGTGCCGCTCACGTTCGGGTCGATCGCCGAGCAACTTGAGCAGGAAGGCTCGCCACTGGTGGCGGCCGACGGTTCGGTGCGGCTGATGGTGGAAGCCGCCGCCAACCCCAACCACGGGGAAGACATGGCCAAGTACGGCGACAAGGCCACCATGCCGATCGAGCCCATGTGGCAGTTCAAGGCTGCGGACCTGGTGGTGCGCAACGACGATGTCTGGCACCTTCAGCTCGACCTCGAGGTGCTCGACGGGCTCATGCGCGAGCTCTCCGTCGACTCGACCTGGCGCGCCACCCTCCTTCGTGGGCTCGAGCGCGCCGCCGACGTCGTCGACCAGGGCAGCATTGAGGAACAAGCCGCCGCCGCGCGCGCCGTGCTTGCGCCCTTGCTGAACAGCGGCCCGCATGGTTCCGCGCAGCGCATGACCGCCGTCGGGCACGCGCACATCGACTCCGCCTGGTTGTGGCCCATCCGGGAGACCCGTCGGAAGGTGGTACGTTCGCTGTCGAACGTCGTCGCGCTCGCCGACGAATACCCCGACTTCCACTTCGCCTGCACCGCTCCACAGCACCTCGAGTGGCTGAAGGAAGACGCGCCGATGGTGTTTGAGCGGATGCGCGAAGCCATCCAGCGCGGCCAATGGCACATGGTGGGCGGCACCTGGATAGAACCGGACGCCAACCTCCCCGGCGGCGAGGCGATGGTTCGACAGCTCACCAGCGGCCTTCGGTGGCTGCGCGAGGAGCTGGATGTCACCACCGACTGCCTCTGGCTGCCCGACTCGTTCGGCTACTCCGGCGCGCTGCCGCAGATCGCCAAACTCGCCGGCATGCGGTGGTTCTTCACCCAGAAAATGAACTGGAACCAGACGAACACGCTCCCGCACCACACGTTCTGGTGGGAGGGCATCGACGGCACGCGTATCTGGACGCACTTCCCGCCCGTCGACTGCTACGACTCCATCCTCTCCTCAGACCAGGTGAAGTTCGCTGAACGAAACTTCAAGGAAAAGGGCGTTGCCAAGGAGTCGTTGTTGCCGTTTGGTTATGGCGACGGTGGTGGCGGCCCCGTGCGCGAAATGGTGGAACGTGCCCGTCGGCAGAGCAATCTCGAGGGGTCGCCGGTGCTCACCATGGGTAGCCCGCAAGACTTCTACGACGCCGCTCGCGCCGAGCGCGATGAGCTCCCCGTGTGGGCCGGCGAGCTGTACTTCGAGTTCCACCGCGGTGTCCAGACCTCGCAACTGGCCTTGAAGCAAGGCAACCGACGCGTCGAGGCCGGCCTCGCAGCGCTGGAATGGCTCGGCACGCTGGCGATACTTCGCGGACATGCGTACGACGCCGAGGGCGTCGAACAGCTCTGGCGACGCATGATGCTGCTGCAGTTCCACGACATCCTCCCGGGTAGCGCCATCGCCTGGGTGAACGAAGAAGCGCGCGAGGAATACACGTCGCTACTGCAAGAGATTGAGGAACGTATCGACGCGCTACGTCGCGACGTGTTCCCGGGGGAGCAGTGCGCCATTGCGAACCCCGCGCCGTTCGCGAGGCGCGAGCTGGTCGAGGTCGAGGGGCGACGGGTGCTCGTCGACGTCGGCCCGCTCAGCGTGGTGGCTCTTGCCGACGCCGAAGCAACCCCGACGCACGCCGTCCAGGCCCAGCGCCAAGACGAGGGCATCGTGCTCGACAACGGTTTGGTACGCGTCGTCGTCGCGCCGGACGGAACGGTGACGAGCCTCGTCGACGTGGAAGCCGAGCGCGAACTGCTGCTTCCCGACGAGCGGGCCAACCTTCTGCGCCTGCACCCCGACCACCCCAGCTGCTTCGACGCGTGGGAACTCCAGGCACAGTACCGCCACCACGTGTGGGAGGTCGACGACGTCGAACAGGTTGCGCTGGTGGAGGACACGCCGCTTCGCGCCCAGGTGGATGTGGTTCGGTCCTTCGGCGACTCTCGGGTGACGCAGTCGCTGTGGCTGGACGCGGACAGCAAGACGGTGCGGTTCGCCGTCGATATCGACTGGCGCGAACGCTCCCGGGTGCTAAAGGTGGCGTTCCCCCTTGCGGTGAAGGCCACCCATGAGTCGTCCGAAATCCAGTTCGGACACGTGCGGCGCGCGCTGACGTCGAACACCAGCTGGGACGAAGCGCGCTTTGAGGTGCCCGGGCATCGTTGGACGCTGCTCGACGAACCGGGCTACGCCGTGGCGCTGTCGTACGACTCCTCCTACGGCCACGACGTGGAACCCGCCGGCGCTGATGAGCACGCGCCCACCGCGGGTGTGGTGGCGAGCTACACGTTGCTGCGGGCGCCACTGTCGCCGGATAAGGAATCCGACCAAGGACAGCACCGCATCCAGTACCAGCTCACCGTCGACGCCGACGTGCGCGCGGCGAGCGAGGCGGGCATCGCGCTCAATCAGCCACTGCGTGTGCTGGACGGCGCGGGCGCGAGCGAGGCCGCCGTGGCGTCGCTGGAGATGCTCCGCGGACATGCGGTGATTGATGCGGTGAAGCCGGCATTCGACGAGTCCGGTGACATGGTGATCCGATTGCATGAGGCCACGGGCGGGCGGTCGCGCGTGCGGCTGCACCTCGGGTTCGACGCCCAGGGCATTCACGAGGTGGATCTCTTGGAGCAGCCGGTGGCCGAGCCCACTCAGCAGCGCCTGGGAGACCTGCGCGACGGCGCGGTGGAACTCACGCTTCGTCCCTTCCAAATCCTCACGTTGAAGGTGTGTGCCAAATGA